One segment of Trypanosoma brucei brucei TREU927 chromosome 8, complete sequence DNA contains the following:
- a CDS encoding RNA-binding protein RBP10, putative (TbRBP10: pers. comm. C. Clayton, University of Heidelberg), which yields MGDSISPSELLPGHAGEEHFLSLEEGTTPQVHRQEVTTDAMTNLQRRNVYVSGLPETYRASEFRDLCQSFGRVEASKLCVDSKCRPAKGYGFALFFEEEDALKCIEGLNGRVLMGGRPLQARIADAAAAPAPLDPSIAHPPISRTRQGMKSHHRQLGASISSGSGPLDSSIVLGRSMSFSSRDDLTGSQLGLATALIPGTGTPSAPTALHAPMQAPIHGAGVTQPPGAVGYSLAPFPVPGGYMPVGHSFIPQQTVGMPLFVTMPQTAPVSTTVAQQVVVPTTAIVAPNGYTPQLCSSLVYPPVRME from the coding sequence ATGGGAGACTCGATATCACCTTCGGAATTACTTCCAGGGCACGCTGGGGAAGAACATTTCTTATCACTTGAAGAAGGAACGACTCCGCAGGTCCACCGGCAGGAAGTGACTACAGATGCAATGACAAACCTTCAACGGCGTAACGTTTATGTCTCTGGCCTCCCGGAAACGTACCGTGCTTCCGAGTTTCGTGATCTGTGTCAGTCGTTCGGTCGGGTGGAGGCGTCGAAACTCTGCGTTGACAGTAAGTGCCGGCCGGCGAAGGGTTATGGTTTTGCACTTTTCTTCGAGGAGGAGGACGCATTGAAGTGCATCGAAGGACTTAACGGCCGAGTGCTTATGGGCGGCCGACCGTTGCAAGCACGAATAGCAGACGCCGCTGCAGCGCCCGCGCCACTGGACCCATCAATAGCCCACCCGCCCATTAGCCGCACGCGTCAGGGAATGAAAAGTCACCACCGACAGCTTGGCGCAAGCATCAGCAGCGGAAGCGGTCCTCTCGACAGCTCCATCGTTCTCGGGCGGAGCATGTCCTTTTCCTCTCGAGATGATCTTACAGGCTCACAACTCGGGCTCGCAACAGCACTCATCCCGGGAACCGGAACCCCATCGGCCCCGACAGCTCTGCACGCACCGATGCAAGCGCCAATTCACGGTGCAGGGGTCACACAACCACCAGGGGCCGTTGGTTACTCACTCGCGCCGTTCCCTGTGCCTGGTGGCTACATGCCTGTTGGGCACTCCTTCATTCCGCAACAAACTGTTGGCATGCCTCTATTTGTGACTATGCCACAAACCGCGCCCGTCTCCACTACTGTTGCACAGCAGGTCGTCGTCCCGACGACAGCAATTGTCGCACCGAACGGCTATACACCACAGCTTTGTTCATCGCTGGTGTATCCTCCGGTTCGAATGGAGTGA
- a CDS encoding 5'-3' exonuclease XRNC, putative (XRNC: pers. comm. C. Clayton, University of Heidelberg), whose amino-acid sequence MGVPLLLTWLRRRFAACFLPSNSNVSADCLYIDVNGLVYQAATLATSGGGDPADIEAAILRRLFDLLDDIVLRLVRPRSLVYLAVDGISPMGKLAQQRSRRRRRRRQDPHSHVRTTEWDSNSISVGTSFMSSLTDALHFYCASRAERINVERLREYKQRDVGKDVASAGFPANEKAAPSLITFVSDNVWRPGEGESKIADAIRRFRSQPSYDPNTAHVICSSDTDVTVCSLILHEPNIHVLRYEHVSASTAKGGNNNWQTYAGDSWASTFFSIYAFREELRLRLRIEQTRSNTMSAEELEKLNKQFEAALHDVVFVLLLFGNDFLPSVGCRIEEGFLDSLLEMLATDFVTRGRSIVDPVTNTIQFDAARYALESLAEMRNERSSGLQVDNGAEGAADWGFVNEQFLQRKAAEEAEKAPWCYAYWTMLQWSLQNSAGVVEHWGCYYPYSTAPPLHLLQKYCGTLSYDALMELAEKRSRRKVGHHNRAHDGTNSGSGERGVRLRGPGPTDVLVQLLVLLPTRSIALLPTAVRKGYSEIEPIVVAPVEEIDFAAVQTWCATKRGLFTEEERVRFDAYALAASDHLVAGDVHAKCVRGNEMLFVADWNAEELAAELRELEEIVQGGGGTRSDGSSSSKKQTDTLNSATGVFTSFFSARNAGKTSAAVAALLSAPKFSRNIGEGGTGNADTVTTSSGIPNINGTSNNTDRDVLQQSIDVDVLSAANFTFHTVSTSALKGESMVRRVGNITGDTFECGSYSVGPLSRNQKTMRVRLRWRVASRPPRDAAPFLPYLLSGLKPRQKSAEGDGTAGKEGVKRPRSEVAKSAGDDDAKKNVFDDFTQQTMLHDTLQEKKEALRRRLEALQGGNATLGT is encoded by the coding sequence ATGGGTGTCCCATTACTTCTCACTTGGTTAAGGCGACGGTTTGCGGCGTGTTTTCTCCCTAGCAACAGTAACGTGAGTGCCGACTGCTTGTACATCGATGTCAATGGACTGGTGTACCAGGCAGCCACCCTCGCTACTTCTGGTGGCGGGGACCCAGCAGACATCGAGGCAGCCATTCTGCGCAGACTGTTTGATCTCCTGGACGACATTGTGTTACGTCTCGTCCGGCCGCGCTCGCTGGTGTATCTGGCTGTTGATGGTATTTCACCCATGGGAAAACTCGCCCAACAGCGCTCACGACGACGACGGCGACGACGCCAGGACCCGCATTCACACGTTCGTACCACGGAATGGGACAGCAACAGCATCAGCGTTGGAACGTCTTTCATGTCATCTCTGACGGATGCACTGCACTTTTATTGCGCAAGTCGCGCGGAGCGCATAAATGTGGAGCGGCTTCGTGAGTATAAGCAACGTGACGTTGGGAAAGACGTTGCAAGCGCTGGTTTCCCAGCCAACGAGAAAGCAGCACCCTCGCTCATTACGTTTGTGTCAGATAACGTGTGGCGTCCCGGTGAGGGCGAGTCGAAGATCGCAGATGCCATACGGCGCTTTCGCTCGCAACCAAGCTATGATCCAAACACCGCGCACGTCATTTGTAGTTCAGACACGGATGTGACTGTGTGTTCTCTGATACTACACGAACCTAACATTCATGTACTGCGCTATGAACATGTTTCAGCTAGCACCGCCAAAGGTGGCAACAATAACTGGCAAACCTACGCAGGCGACAGCTGGGCGTCCACATTCTTCAGTATCTACGCTTTCCGTGAAGAACTTCGACTAAGGCTCCGGATAGAGCAAACTCGTAGTAACACTATGTCGGCTGAGGAGCTGGAAAAACTCAACAAACAGTTTGAGGCTGCTCTTCATGacgtggtgtttgtgttgctcTTGTTTGGAAACGACTTTTTACCATCCGTCGGATGTCGAATTGAGGAGGGCTTTCTTGACAGTCTCCTGGAGATGCTCGCCACTGACTTCGTTACACGGGGACGATCTATCGTTGATCCAGTTACTAACACCATTCAATTCGATGCTGCACGATACGCCCTGGAGTCTCTCGCAGAGATGCGCAACGAGCGTTCGAGTGGGCTCCAAGTTGACAACGGTGCAGAAGGTGCCGCAGATTGGGGGTTCGTTAATGAACAATTTCTGCAGCGGAAGGCAGCAGAGGAGGCAGAGAAGGCGCCTTGGTGTTACGCCTATTGGACAATGCTGCAGTGGTCACTGCAAAACAGCGCTGGTGTCGTGGAGCACTGGGGTTGCTACTACCCCTATAGTACCGCGCCCCCGTTGCATCTGCTTCAAAAGTACTGCGGAACACTCTCATATGATGCCCTGATGGAGTTAGCGGAGAAGAGGAGCCGTAGGAAAGTTGGCCACCACAATCGGGCCCACGATGGGACTAACTCAGGCTCAGGGGAACGGGGGGTGAGGCTGCGGGGACCGGGGCCCACCGACGTGCTGGTGCAGCTGCTCGTCCTTCTGCCTACTCGTAGTATCGCGCTGCTCCCAACTGCAGTGCGAAAGGGATATTCGGAAATTGAGCCCATTGTAGTTGCCCCTGTGGAGGAAATCGACTTTGCTGCAGTCCAAACGTGGTGCGCAACGAAACGGGGGTTGTTCACGGAGGAGGAACGCGTGCGGTTCGATGCGTACGCACTCGCCGCGAGTGACCATCTGGTTGCGGGCGACGTGCATGCAAAATGTGTTCGGGGAAACGAGATGCTTTTTGTCGCTGACTGGAATGCTGAGGAGCTTGCCGCGGAGTTGAGAGAACTCGAGGAAATAGTGCAAGGTGGGGGTGGCACCCGCAGTGACGGATCGTCCAGTAGCAAAAAGCAGACAGACACCCTAAACAGTGCAACCGGCGTTTTCacgtcttttttctctgcgaGAAACGCAGGAAAGACATCGGCAGCGGTAGCAGCCTTACTTAGCGCCCCGAAATTCTCCAGAAATATCGGAGAGGGGGGCACCGGCAATGCCGACACTGTCACCACAAGCAGCGGCATCCCAAATATAAATGGCACCTCAAACAACACCGATAGAGATGTCTTACAGCAATCGATTGACGTCGACGTGCTGAGTGCCGCAAACTTCACCTTTCATACTGTTTCGACATCAGCACTAAAGGGTGAATCGATGGTCCGTCGGGTTGGTAACATCACTGGGGACACCTTCGAGTGTGGTTCGTACAGCGTCGGTCCGTTGTCGCGCAATCAGAAAACGATGCGCGTCAGATTGCGGTGGCGCGTTGCGTCCAGGCCGCCCCGAGACGCTGCACCATTTTTGCCGTATTTGCTTTCAGGCTTGAAGCCCCGGCAGAAAAGTGCAGAAGGTGATGGAACCGCCGGAAAGGAGGGGGTGAAGCGCCCCCGGTCGGAGGTAGCCAAATCGGCGGGGGATGATGACGCCAAGAAGAATGTTTTCGACGACTTCACACAGCAAACAATGTTACACGATACCttgcaggagaaaaaagaggccCTGCGACGCCGTCTGGAGGCACTTCAGGGGGGAAATGCCACCCTGGGGACCTAA